One Mangrovimonas cancribranchiae DNA segment encodes these proteins:
- the rfbD gene encoding dTDP-4-dehydrorhamnose reductase: MVLRILVTGSQGQLGQCLQDVVLKNNSSIEFVFLSSSDLDITNTDQLENAFQTENFDFCVNCAAYTAVDVAEENQELAFKVNAEGVKNIAEVCKKHNTTLIHISTDFVFDGKNRTPYKETNTTTPINIYGESKLTGEIFLQDILDRYFIIRTSWLYSEYGHNFVKTMLRLFKEKDALNVVDDQIGSPTYAGDLAKFIYYIISSQSTNYGVYHFSNLGETSWFGFAKKIKELSKLHVKIIPIASSEFPTKAVRPNYSVLSTKKVEETFSYGLINWENSLQNMLAI; the protein is encoded by the coding sequence ATGGTTTTAAGAATACTGGTAACAGGTAGTCAAGGTCAGTTAGGTCAATGTTTACAAGATGTTGTTTTAAAAAATAACTCTTCTATAGAGTTTGTGTTTTTAAGCTCTTCAGATTTAGATATTACCAATACAGATCAACTTGAAAATGCATTTCAAACAGAAAACTTTGATTTTTGCGTTAATTGTGCCGCTTATACCGCTGTAGATGTAGCCGAAGAGAATCAAGAATTAGCGTTTAAAGTCAATGCTGAAGGTGTAAAAAATATCGCAGAGGTCTGCAAGAAGCATAACACTACACTTATTCATATTTCTACCGATTTTGTGTTTGATGGCAAAAATAGAACCCCTTACAAAGAAACTAACACAACTACGCCAATTAATATTTATGGTGAATCAAAATTAACAGGTGAAATATTTTTACAAGATATTCTAGACCGTTATTTTATAATACGAACTTCATGGTTGTACTCGGAATATGGCCATAATTTTGTGAAAACCATGTTGCGTTTATTTAAAGAAAAGGACGCTTTAAATGTTGTCGATGATCAAATAGGGTCTCCAACCTATGCTGGCGATTTAGCTAAGTTTATTTATTATATTATTTCAAGTCAATCTACTAATTATGGCGTTTATCATTTTAGTAACTTAGGAGAAACTAGCTGGTTTGGATTTGCTAAAAAGATAAAAGAACTGTCAAAGTTGCATGTAAAAATTATCCCAATAGCATCATCGGAATTTCCCACAAAAGCCGTCAGACCAAACTATAGTGTGCTAAGTACTAAAAAAGTCGAGGAGACTTTTAGCTATGGCCTAATTAATTGGGAAAATAGCCTTCAAAACATGCTTGCTATATAA
- the rfbC gene encoding dTDP-4-dehydrorhamnose 3,5-epimerase, with protein MKITETKLKDCFILEPHLFKDDRGYFFESFNQKQFNNLIGKSVTFVQDNESFSTKGVVRGLHFQTGYFAQAKLVRAVKGAVLDVAVDLRPKSPTFGKHISIELTEENKKQLFVPRGFAHGFAVLSKTAIFSYKCDNYYNKKSEAGIMFNDPTLNINWKLSNEEILVSEKDADLPTLKEYF; from the coding sequence ATGAAAATAACAGAGACTAAGCTTAAAGATTGTTTTATTCTTGAACCTCATCTTTTTAAAGATGATAGAGGGTATTTTTTTGAAAGCTTTAATCAAAAACAATTTAATAATTTAATAGGCAAATCTGTTACGTTTGTACAAGATAATGAATCGTTTTCTACTAAAGGAGTAGTAAGGGGCTTACATTTTCAAACAGGGTATTTTGCTCAAGCTAAGCTTGTTAGAGCTGTTAAAGGAGCTGTTTTAGACGTAGCAGTTGATCTTAGGCCAAAATCTCCCACATTTGGAAAGCATATATCTATTGAATTAACAGAAGAAAATAAAAAACAGCTTTTCGTTCCTCGAGGGTTTGCCCATGGTTTTGCTGTGCTAAGTAAAACAGCTATTTTTTCTTACAAGTGCGATAATTATTACAACAAAAAATCTGAAGCAGGTATTATGTTTAATGACCCCACTTTAAATATTAATTGGAAACTTTCTAATGAAGAAATTCTTGTATCAGAAAAAGATGCTGATTTACCAACTTTAAAAGAATATTTTTAA
- the rfbA gene encoding glucose-1-phosphate thymidylyltransferase RfbA translates to MKGIILAGGSGTRLHPLTLSVSKQLMPVYDKPMIYYPLSTLLYSGIKEILIISTPKDLPLFKDLLGDGEKYGCRFEYAVQDQPNGLAEAFIIGEKFVGNDKVALILGDNIFYGSGLSKLLQENNNPEGGIIYAYRVHDPERYGVVEFNNDGQAISIEEKPKEPKSNYAVPGIYFYDNSVIDIAKNITPSERGELEITDVNKAYLEQGKLNVSILDRGTAWLDTGTFQSLMQASQFVEVIEERQGLKIGSIEAAAFEMGYITETQFKDLAKPLMKSGYGKNLLGLIQKENENNRD, encoded by the coding sequence ATGAAAGGAATTATTCTAGCAGGAGGTTCAGGTACACGGCTACACCCTTTAACATTATCGGTAAGTAAGCAACTTATGCCAGTATATGATAAACCAATGATTTACTATCCATTATCAACACTATTGTATTCGGGTATTAAGGAAATTTTAATTATTTCAACACCAAAAGACCTTCCCCTTTTTAAAGATTTATTAGGTGATGGCGAAAAATATGGATGTCGTTTTGAGTATGCTGTACAAGACCAACCAAATGGTTTAGCAGAGGCGTTTATAATAGGCGAAAAATTTGTGGGTAATGATAAAGTTGCTTTGATTTTAGGCGATAATATTTTTTATGGTAGTGGGTTGTCAAAATTATTACAAGAGAACAATAACCCAGAAGGAGGTATTATATACGCTTATAGAGTTCATGACCCCGAGCGTTATGGCGTAGTCGAATTTAATAATGATGGACAAGCGATTTCTATAGAAGAAAAACCTAAAGAGCCAAAATCCAATTATGCTGTACCGGGGATTTATTTTTATGATAATAGTGTAATCGATATTGCCAAAAATATCACCCCTAGCGAAAGAGGCGAGTTAGAAATAACCGATGTAAATAAAGCCTATTTAGAACAAGGTAAACTAAATGTAAGTATATTAGATAGAGGAACGGCGTGGTTAGATACAGGGACATTTCAATCATTAATGCAAGCTTCGCAATTTGTTGAGGTTATTGAAGAGCGCCAAGGCCTTAAAATAGGATCTATTGAAGCTGCTGCCTTTGAAATGGGGTACATTACAGAAACACAATTTAAAGATTTAGCAAAACCATTGATGAAAAGTGGTTATGGCAAAAATTTATTAGGCCTAATACAAAAAGAGAATGAAAATAACAGAGACTAA
- the rfbB gene encoding dTDP-glucose 4,6-dehydratase: MNKTILITGGAGFIGSHVVRLFVNKYPNYEIYNLDALTYAGNLENLKDVEAKTNYHFIKADINDENLITHLFQKHQFESVIHLAAESHVDRSIKDPLAFVKTNIIGTLNLLNAFKELWEGNFEGKRFYHISTDEVYGTLGESGLFTESTPYSPNSPYSASKASSDHFVRAYGETYNIPYVISNCSNNYGQNQFPEKLIPLFINNIINNKSLPVYGDGNYTRDWLYVVDHARAIDLVFHKGKNTETYNIGGFNEWKNIDLVQLLCSQMDKKLGRTSGTSKKLITFVKDRPGHDLRYAIDANKINKELSWEPSVTFEQGLSITIDWYLNNQEWLNHVTSGAYQLYYEKQYYK; this comes from the coding sequence ATGAATAAAACCATATTAATTACAGGAGGTGCAGGTTTTATAGGGTCTCATGTCGTTAGGTTATTTGTTAATAAGTATCCTAATTATGAAATTTACAACCTTGATGCCTTAACTTATGCGGGTAATCTAGAAAATTTAAAAGATGTTGAGGCTAAAACCAATTATCATTTTATTAAAGCTGATATAAATGATGAGAATTTAATTACACATCTTTTTCAAAAACACCAATTCGAGAGTGTTATTCATTTGGCTGCTGAATCTCATGTAGACCGTTCTATTAAGGATCCTTTAGCATTTGTAAAAACAAATATAATAGGAACACTTAATTTGTTAAACGCTTTTAAGGAATTATGGGAAGGTAATTTTGAAGGTAAACGTTTTTATCATATTAGTACCGATGAAGTTTATGGCACATTAGGAGAATCAGGATTATTTACAGAATCAACACCATATTCTCCAAATTCACCTTACTCAGCATCAAAAGCAAGCTCAGACCATTTCGTGCGAGCCTATGGTGAAACGTACAATATTCCCTATGTGATTTCTAATTGCTCTAATAACTATGGGCAAAATCAATTTCCTGAAAAACTTATTCCGTTATTTATTAATAATATTATAAATAATAAATCATTGCCAGTTTATGGCGATGGCAATTACACGAGAGATTGGTTATATGTTGTTGATCATGCTCGAGCTATTGATTTAGTCTTCCATAAAGGAAAAAATACTGAAACCTATAACATAGGTGGATTTAATGAATGGAAAAATATAGATTTGGTACAGTTGCTTTGTAGCCAAATGGATAAAAAATTAGGAAGAACTTCTGGAACATCTAAAAAACTAATCACATTTGTAAAAGATAGACCAGGTCATGATTTAAGGTATGCCATAGATGCCAACAAAATTAATAAAGAATTAAGTTGGGAACCATCAGTAACATTTGAGCAAGGATTGTCTATAACAATAGATTGGTATTTAAACAACCAAGAGTGGTTAAACCATGTAACAAGTGGTGCGTATCAATTATATTATGAAAAACAGTATTATAAATGA
- a CDS encoding DUF6909 family protein translates to MNKGKHQGRTRAQESSNAIERMYITMRHLFNRGFYKPMGVSGETLREALLLLRPEIYGSVAEEKAELEGLLYVIDRLPQGIEECTYINLTSDEGYGSSHFKPIIPPKRRRNCYRIDEEQMNIEVTRGRSEIYDILTHLTFLFVESHKISNRVLIDEQGTTTRDWIKLEKAVLSTKKLTQKEREIAITHTANILGRTFSKLTQVYSDFATPTQPERLLHIVYWLGKLAIEEQVNSNKRTVTFSPVLRERLGHHIHGEIWADNIKQVLEKHGLLEKPIHIISANMHSVMNSLFAPIALKSELSKKSIFEVYEDLSQGKNKALRNKVEKLALQNGMIYIPDHSGTNIDVQIFDTSKIDLEKTDLEVTSKSKSSEQPVIFVMDYAFGEQAYETMDELLKPIKINGNNAHLNVESISIMGKAGILEGGKGDIMIPSAHIFEGTADNYPFKNELSKSDIEDQGIDVYEGAMITVLGTSLQNKEILKFFYNSTWNVIGLEMEGAHYQKAIQAASRVRGNINEKVKVRYAYYASDNPLETGSTLASGGLGTSGVKPTYLITRQILKQIFN, encoded by the coding sequence ATGAATAAAGGAAAACATCAAGGACGAACACGAGCTCAAGAAAGTTCAAATGCCATAGAGCGCATGTATATTACTATGCGCCATTTGTTTAATAGAGGCTTTTATAAACCCATGGGTGTTTCTGGCGAAACGTTACGTGAAGCATTACTACTACTACGTCCAGAAATTTATGGTTCTGTAGCCGAAGAAAAAGCCGAATTAGAAGGCCTTTTATACGTTATAGATAGATTACCACAAGGCATTGAAGAATGTACTTACATTAACCTTACTAGTGACGAAGGTTATGGGAGTTCCCATTTTAAACCTATTATTCCACCCAAAAGAAGACGTAATTGTTACCGTATTGATGAAGAACAAATGAATATTGAGGTAACAAGAGGACGATCTGAAATTTACGATATTTTAACGCATCTTACGTTTTTGTTTGTAGAGTCTCATAAAATAAGTAACCGTGTTCTAATAGATGAACAAGGTACAACAACCAGAGATTGGATTAAGCTAGAGAAAGCTGTTTTGTCCACAAAAAAGCTTACTCAAAAAGAACGTGAAATAGCTATAACGCACACAGCCAATATTTTAGGAAGAACCTTTAGTAAGCTTACCCAAGTTTATAGCGATTTTGCTACGCCAACACAACCAGAACGCTTACTTCATATTGTTTATTGGTTAGGAAAACTAGCCATAGAAGAACAAGTAAACAGCAATAAAAGAACGGTAACCTTTAGTCCAGTATTAAGAGAGCGTTTAGGGCATCATATTCATGGCGAAATTTGGGCAGATAACATTAAGCAAGTATTAGAAAAGCATGGTTTACTAGAAAAACCTATTCATATAATAAGTGCTAATATGCACAGTGTTATGAATTCGCTTTTTGCACCAATAGCTTTGAAATCTGAACTTAGCAAAAAATCTATTTTTGAAGTTTATGAAGACTTAAGTCAAGGTAAAAACAAAGCTTTACGCAATAAAGTAGAAAAACTAGCGTTGCAGAATGGCATGATATATATACCAGATCACTCAGGAACTAATATTGACGTACAAATTTTTGATACATCTAAGATAGATTTAGAAAAAACCGATTTAGAAGTCACATCTAAATCAAAGTCAAGCGAGCAACCTGTGATTTTTGTTATGGATTATGCATTTGGGGAACAAGCTTACGAAACTATGGATGAGTTGTTAAAACCCATTAAAATTAATGGGAATAACGCTCATTTAAATGTAGAGTCTATATCTATTATGGGCAAAGCAGGAATTTTAGAAGGTGGCAAAGGCGATATTATGATTCCATCGGCACACATTTTTGAAGGCACCGCAGATAATTACCCCTTTAAAAACGAATTGTCTAAGAGTGATATAGAAGACCAAGGCATAGATGTGTATGAAGGCGCTATGATAACCGTTTTAGGAACCTCATTACAGAACAAAGAAATTTTAAAATTCTTTTACAATTCTACGTGGAATGTTATAGGTTTGGAAATGGAAGGTGCACATTACCAAAAAGCCATACAAGCGGCTTCGCGCGTTAGAGGAAATATAAATGAAAAGGTTAAAGTAAGATATGCTTATTATGCTAGTGATAACCCCTTAGAAACAGGAAGCACATTAGCCTCTGGTGGTTTAGGCACCTCTGGTGTAAAGCCAACCTATTTAATTACAAGACAAATTTTAAAACAAATATTTAATTAA
- a CDS encoding GH3 auxin-responsive promoter family protein: MPSIKSVLAKPFAKLVAKSINKWANNPIETQEKVFQNLISEAASTVFGQDHDFISINTYQDFKKRVPIRDYEDLKPYVERVVNGEENILWKGKPIYFAKTSGTTSGAKYIPITKESMPTHIKAARNAILMYVAETGNTKFIDGKMIFLQGSPILEKKNGIELGRLSGIVAHYVPNYLQKNRMPSWETNCIEDWETKVDAIVKETLPENMTVISGIPSWVQMYFERIVTKTGKKVGDVFKNFDLFIFGGVNYEPYKSKFENLIGRQVDSIELYPASEGFFAFQDKQNEKGMLLQLDSGIFYEFVKADEFFNETPTRITIKDVEVGVNYVMIISTTAGLWGYNIGDTVQFTSTKPYRVIVSGRIKHFISAFGEHVIGKEVEQALKDGIEGTQVAVNEFTVAPQITPEEGLPYHEWFIEFEKEPKDMQEFINKIDRSLQQQNSYYLDLIEGKILQPLKITMVKKNGFQEHMKSLGKLGGQNKLPRLSNDRSIANNLITLALIK; this comes from the coding sequence ATGCCATCAATAAAATCTGTATTAGCAAAACCTTTTGCAAAACTTGTAGCAAAGTCCATAAATAAATGGGCTAATAATCCTATTGAAACACAAGAAAAAGTCTTTCAAAATTTAATTAGTGAAGCAGCTTCTACTGTGTTTGGACAAGATCATGATTTTATTAGTATAAATACCTATCAAGATTTTAAAAAGCGTGTTCCTATAAGAGATTACGAGGATTTAAAACCCTATGTAGAACGCGTTGTTAATGGAGAGGAAAATATTCTATGGAAAGGAAAACCTATTTATTTTGCTAAAACCTCTGGAACAACATCGGGAGCAAAATATATTCCTATTACCAAAGAAAGTATGCCAACGCATATTAAAGCAGCAAGAAACGCTATTTTAATGTATGTTGCCGAAACAGGAAACACGAAATTTATTGATGGCAAAATGATTTTCCTACAAGGTAGTCCAATATTAGAGAAAAAAAACGGTATCGAATTAGGGCGATTATCGGGAATTGTAGCGCATTATGTGCCAAACTATCTTCAAAAAAACCGTATGCCATCATGGGAGACCAATTGCATTGAAGATTGGGAAACCAAAGTAGATGCCATAGTAAAAGAAACGCTACCAGAGAATATGACCGTTATTTCTGGAATACCATCTTGGGTACAAATGTATTTTGAAAGAATTGTGACGAAAACAGGAAAAAAGGTTGGTGATGTTTTTAAAAATTTCGACTTATTTATTTTTGGAGGTGTAAATTACGAACCCTATAAGTCTAAATTTGAAAATTTAATAGGAAGACAAGTCGATAGTATTGAGTTGTACCCAGCCAGCGAAGGTTTTTTTGCTTTTCAAGATAAGCAAAACGAAAAAGGTATGTTGCTTCAGTTAGATTCAGGGATTTTTTATGAGTTTGTAAAAGCCGATGAGTTTTTCAATGAAACCCCAACTCGAATAACTATAAAAGATGTTGAGGTTGGTGTAAACTATGTCATGATTATTTCTACTACAGCAGGTTTATGGGGTTATAATATTGGCGATACGGTTCAATTTACATCCACGAAACCTTATCGCGTGATTGTTTCAGGAAGAATAAAACATTTTATTTCGGCCTTTGGTGAACATGTTATTGGTAAAGAGGTGGAACAAGCCTTAAAAGATGGCATTGAAGGCACACAAGTAGCAGTAAATGAGTTTACGGTAGCGCCACAAATAACGCCAGAAGAAGGCTTACCATATCATGAATGGTTTATAGAATTTGAAAAAGAGCCTAAAGATATGCAGGAGTTTATCAATAAAATTGATAGGTCACTTCAGCAACAAAACAGTTATTATTTAGATTTAATTGAAGGGAAAATTCTACAACCATTAAAAATCACCATGGTCAAGAAAAATGGCTTTCAAGAACATATGAAAAGTCTAGGTAAATTAGGCGGACAAAACAAACTACCTAGATTATCAAATGATAGGTCTATTGCTAATAATTTAATTACATTAGCTTTAATCAAATAA